In Clostridia bacterium, one DNA window encodes the following:
- a CDS encoding CoB--CoM heterodisulfide reductase iron-sulfur subunit B family protein yields the protein MTASSLSARTPSRAETQGELSRGLAYYPGCSLHSTAAEFSLSTRAISAALGVELTELEDWNCCGASSGHALDPFLAYALPLRNLILAQREGRDLLAPCAACYHALRSAQAALGVGDASSGLAQRLQEEMQAVMGETYQGKVKVYHIVDLLAQPEIKDRLSRRILRPLDGLPVVAYYGCLLTRPPRVVSFEANPEQPRLMDEILAVLGAKALPWTHKTECCGASLAISNPGLVEELVGRIVAAARRAGALAIVTACPLCQSNLDSRQKQVPGLSSALPVFYLTELVGLALGLPGGGWWRRHLVSVERLVAAAAGT from the coding sequence TTGACTGCCAGCAGCCTTAGCGCTAGGACGCCATCTAGAGCTGAGACTCAAGGAGAGCTCTCGAGGGGGTTAGCTTATTATCCAGGGTGTTCGCTGCACTCCACCGCAGCTGAATTCTCTCTGTCCACCCGGGCCATTAGCGCCGCTTTGGGAGTAGAGTTGACAGAATTGGAAGACTGGAATTGCTGCGGGGCCAGTTCTGGCCACGCCCTGGATCCATTTTTGGCCTATGCTTTGCCTTTGCGCAACCTCATCCTGGCCCAAAGAGAGGGACGGGACCTACTAGCTCCCTGTGCTGCTTGCTACCATGCTCTCCGGTCGGCTCAGGCGGCGCTGGGAGTTGGGGACGCGAGCTCAGGCCTGGCTCAACGCCTCCAGGAAGAAATGCAGGCGGTCATGGGCGAAACCTACCAGGGAAAAGTCAAGGTATATCATATCGTCGATCTCCTGGCTCAACCAGAAATCAAAGATCGCCTCTCGCGGCGGATTCTCCGGCCACTGGATGGCTTACCGGTGGTGGCTTATTATGGTTGTCTCTTGACTCGACCACCGCGGGTAGTTAGCTTTGAAGCCAATCCCGAACAACCTCGGCTTATGGATGAAATCTTGGCAGTTCTAGGGGCTAAAGCTTTGCCGTGGACCCATAAGACTGAATGTTGCGGAGCCAGCTTGGCCATATCCAATCCTGGGCTGGTGGAAGAGCTGGTGGGGCGCATCGTTGCCGCCGCCCGCCGGGCCGGAGCGTTAGCCATAGTGACCGCCTGTCCCTTGTGTCAAAGCAATTTGGACTCGCGCCAAAAGCAGGTTCCGGGCCTAAGCTCCGCCTTACCGGTATTCTATCTAACCGAGTTGGTAGGCTTAGCCTTGGGCCTTCCCGGGGGCGGATGGTGGAGGAGACACCTAGTTAGCGTGGAGAGGCTGGTGGCCGCGGCTGCGGGTACCTAG
- a CDS encoding 4Fe-4S dicluster domain-containing protein, which yields MATAITSSPATPEKITPGVGSGSLLSLASWVEAQTGQPFWRCYQCRKCSGGCPVAFSMDILPHQIIRYLQLGLGSELLSSQSIWNCTGCQTCKSRCPNGIDISALNDALKVRALAQKPALDGQSQAVATFHQTFLDSIRGSGRVNELFMLLTYKLKTRNLWQDVSLGLAMLRRGKLRIWPQRIRGRGEIKELFKRSRLKPPGGPAALP from the coding sequence ATGGCGACCGCAATTACCTCCTCACCGGCGACGCCAGAAAAGATAACGCCGGGAGTAGGGTCTGGATCCCTGTTGTCTCTTGCCAGTTGGGTTGAAGCCCAGACCGGCCAGCCGTTTTGGCGCTGCTACCAGTGCCGTAAGTGCAGCGGTGGCTGCCCGGTGGCTTTCTCCATGGATATTTTGCCCCACCAGATTATCCGTTACCTCCAGCTAGGGTTGGGATCAGAGCTTTTGTCCAGCCAAAGCATTTGGAATTGCACCGGTTGCCAGACCTGCAAGTCCAGGTGCCCCAATGGGATTGATATCTCTGCCCTGAACGATGCCCTAAAGGTTAGGGCCTTGGCCCAAAAACCCGCCTTGGACGGCCAATCCCAGGCAGTGGCCACCTTCCACCAGACTTTCCTGGATTCTATTCGCGGCAGCGGTAGGGTAAACGAGCTTTTCATGCTGCTTACCTATAAGCTCAAAACTCGCAACCTTTGGCAGGATGTGTCTTTAGGGCTGGCCATGTTGCGCCGGGGAAAGCTCCGGATTTGGCCCCAACGGATACGCGGGCGGGGGGAGATCAAGGAATTGTTTAAGCGTAGCCGCCTAAAGCCACCTGGCGGGCCGGCCGCTCTACCATAA
- the ccmA gene encoding heme ABC exporter ATP-binding protein CcmA: MSEPVALEVDHLSKRYGKSMVLRAITFRVAVGEAVAILGPNGSGKTTLLRCLAGLLRPNHGRIRVFGYDLHQEELKAKQALAFVPDTPSPFQELTVFEHLKFVALACGLDQADFKSKAQRLLELYGLDQHQALPFQLSRGMAQKLAICCALIRPWKLMLLDEPTANLDRQAFDILKATLAEAAGQGKSVLLSTHQAALAEEVCTRFLILSGGEIKFSGSARELRRAAGVGPEVDLGVAYRALLTEPQQYEDDNDSGEE, translated from the coding sequence ATGTCCGAACCGGTAGCTCTGGAAGTCGACCATTTGTCTAAACGTTATGGGAAGAGTATGGTTTTAAGGGCAATTACCTTTCGAGTTGCAGTGGGAGAAGCGGTAGCCATCCTCGGCCCCAACGGCTCTGGGAAGACCACTTTGCTTCGTTGCCTAGCTGGGTTGCTCCGCCCCAACCATGGGAGGATTAGGGTTTTCGGCTACGACCTCCACCAAGAAGAGCTTAAGGCCAAGCAGGCGTTAGCTTTCGTTCCCGACACTCCCAGCCCTTTCCAAGAGTTGACGGTCTTTGAACACCTGAAGTTCGTAGCCCTGGCCTGCGGCCTAGACCAGGCTGACTTTAAGAGTAAGGCCCAGCGCCTGCTCGAGCTCTACGGACTCGACCAGCACCAGGCCTTGCCTTTTCAGTTATCCCGAGGTATGGCCCAGAAATTGGCAATCTGCTGCGCTTTGATCCGCCCCTGGAAGCTTATGCTCCTGGACGAACCAACCGCCAACCTGGACCGCCAGGCTTTTGACATATTAAAAGCCACTTTGGCCGAGGCCGCTGGCCAAGGCAAATCGGTTCTTCTTTCTACCCACCAGGCAGCTCTAGCCGAAGAAGTATGCACTCGCTTTTTGATCCTATCTGGGGGAGAAATCAAGTTTTCCGGAAGTGCCAGAGAGCTGCGGAGGGCTGCTGGCGTGGGCCCAGAGGTAGACCTGGGAGTAGCCTACAGGGCG